Proteins co-encoded in one Ignavibacteria bacterium genomic window:
- the nuoD gene encoding NADH dehydrogenase (quinone) subunit D — protein MDNRILKDESNSQILQALMADTDISIDDALENEMILNMGPQHPATHGVLRLLLRLDGETVMACVPELGYLHRGYEKLAENMSYMEYIPHTDRLDYTSTMCNNVAYVLAVEKLAGIEVPKRAQYIRMLMAELSRIAGHLIAIGTFAMDVGALTVLLWAFREREKIQEFYDKVAGARFTTSYTRIGGVAADVTDEALAMIKNFIDNFDPAVDEIEKILNTNRIFIDRLEGIGVLSKEDAIRLGVTGPTLRGSGVEHDIRRSNPYLFYNEMDFKVPVYTEGDCLARYFVRVEEVRESAKIVRQTLEKMPQGEVRANSPKKVLPYKTEIYTKMEELIHDFMIVNFGMNPPVGEVYSAVENPKGELGFYIVSNGKGSPWRFKIRSPSFCNIQALPTIIKGSMISDVVAIIGSIDPVMGEADK, from the coding sequence ATGGACAATAGAATACTTAAAGACGAAAGCAATTCCCAGATTCTCCAGGCACTCATGGCAGATACAGACATCAGTATCGATGATGCCCTTGAAAATGAAATGATACTGAATATGGGTCCGCAGCACCCTGCAACTCACGGTGTACTGCGCCTTTTGCTCAGACTCGACGGCGAAACCGTTATGGCATGCGTGCCGGAACTCGGATACCTGCACCGCGGCTATGAAAAACTGGCCGAGAATATGTCTTATATGGAATATATCCCTCATACAGACAGACTCGATTATACATCCACGATGTGCAATAACGTGGCTTACGTCCTGGCTGTGGAAAAACTTGCAGGCATTGAAGTCCCAAAACGCGCCCAGTACATAAGAATGCTTATGGCTGAGCTCTCACGCATTGCAGGACACCTAATTGCAATCGGTACCTTTGCAATGGACGTGGGCGCCCTTACAGTCCTCCTATGGGCTTTCAGGGAAAGGGAGAAAATACAGGAATTCTACGACAAGGTAGCAGGCGCCAGATTTACTACCAGCTATACACGCATTGGCGGCGTTGCAGCTGACGTTACAGATGAAGCCCTTGCAATGATTAAGAATTTTATAGACAACTTTGACCCTGCTGTTGACGAAATTGAAAAAATACTCAATACAAACAGAATATTTATAGACCGCCTTGAAGGCATAGGCGTCCTTTCCAAGGAAGACGCCATACGCCTCGGTGTTACCGGTCCTACGCTCAGAGGTTCCGGCGTTGAACACGACATAAGGCGTTCAAACCCGTACCTTTTCTATAACGAAATGGACTTTAAGGTGCCTGTATATACAGAAGGCGACTGCCTTGCACGCTACTTCGTCAGGGTTGAAGAGGTTCGTGAAAGCGCAAAGATCGTGCGCCAGACTTTAGAGAAAATGCCCCAGGGTGAGGTAAGGGCTAACAGCCCGAAAAAAGTTCTTCCCTATAAAACTGAGATCTATACGAAAATGGAAGAACTCATTCACGACTTTATGATAGTAAACTTCGGAATGAATCCTCCGGTTGGCGAAGTTTACAGCGCCGTTGAAAACCCAAAAGGCGAACTTGGTTTTTATATTGTAAGTAACGGTAAGGGTTCACCCTGGAGGTTTAAGATCCGCTCACCCTCTTTCTGCAACATACAGGCTCTGCCTACAATAATTAAAGGCAGCATGATCTCAGACGTCGTTGCAATTATAGGCAGCATTGATCCTGTTATGGGTGAGGCGGATAAATAA